The DNA region TTTCCTGCAGAGTGAGAGCGAACTCTCCGGCGTGCTCGCGCACGAGATCTCCCACATCGTCGCCCACCACGGCTCCGACGAACTTTCGCGACAGCTCATCGCCGCCAAACTTGCGACGCAGGGCGCCCGTCTCGTCGGCGTGAGCGATGACTCCGCGCTCAAGATGCTGAATACGGTCGGCGGCCCGGTCGTGGCGTTCGTCCAGCACCCGCTCAACCAGGCGCAGGAGCTCGAGGCTGATCGCCTCGGCGTCTATAACATGTACCGCGCCGGCTGGGATCCTCACGGCTACCAGCGTGCCCTCGAGCGCTACCGTGATTCGGGGAACAGCGGCGGTCTCCTCAGCGCGTTGCTCGCCAATCATCCGCCCGTGCTGGTGCGCATCGAGGCGGTCAAACTCGAGATCGTAGACGTGGGCAACACCAACAACCTGCTCAACGACAGCATCTTCTTTCAAGCCGCGAAGGCGCGCATGCTCCTGCTGCCGCCGCCGAAAGGGAAGTAAGTGTCCGACTATCGTCCTCCTCAACGCGGTGGCGGCAGCGTCTTCGCCGGCATCTTGCTGGGCGCGTTCCTCGCGGTCGCCGGCCTCGGCATCGCGGCGTGGCTTTACACCGGCTCGCGCCTCATGGACTTCCTGCGCTCGCCGCTCGCCGCCATGCGCACGCGCATCGACGTTTCACAGCCCACCGTGGTGCAGCAGATCCAGAGACTCCAGCGCCTCGAGACCGTCCGCTTCAACATGGAGAAGATCGTTTCCGGCGAGCGCGAGCTGGAATACCTGCCCAAGTGGCTTATCGGCGACCGGCTGCTGCTGGTGGTGGAAGGCGAGGCGGTGGCAGGCGTTGACCTTGGCAAGCTCCGGCCGGAAGACGTCACCGTCACCGGACGCAGCGTCTCCGTCACCCTGCCCAGGGCGGAGCTGTTCTCCATCCGCATCGACAACGAACGCACGCGCGTCTACTCGCGCGAGACCGGATTATTCAGCGCGCTCGATCCGCAGCTCGAGACGGACGTCCGCCGCGAGGCCGAACGCCAGTTGCGCGAATCTGCCATGCAGGCGAAGATCCTCGACCACGCCAACGAGAACGCGCGCGCCACGCTTACGTCGTTCCTCCGCGGCCTCGGCTTCGAGCAGGTCGAGGTCCGCTAGAACAACGTTCACTAGAACAAGCCACGCAAACCCCGCCGCTACTGCTTCAAAATGCTCTCGATGTAATCGAGAGCGCGCGCGTCGCCAGACTGTCCCAGCCAGAACAGCGCTTCCTTGCGCACTGCCGGATTCTTGTGCGTCTTCGCCACGTTGATGAGCAGCGGCACGCCCTCGTCGTGGTCCATCTGGCTCAGCGCGAACACCGCTTTCCGCTTCACGTCGGTGTCAGGGTCGTTCTCGATCGCGTCG from Acidobacteriota bacterium includes:
- a CDS encoding M48 family metalloprotease, with amino-acid sequence MRSRIVAIFLLLCLFAGPLPAKEPGVGPALYNVLSDDDEAAFGRAAAARLAREMPMLDDPVIDAYLGAVGGDLAKHSWRNNITYHFRVIDSPQINSFALPGGYIYVTRGLLDFLQSESELSGVLAHEISHIVAHHGSDELSRQLIAAKLATQGARLVGVSDDSALKMLNTVGGPVVAFVQHPLNQAQELEADRLGVYNMYRAGWDPHGYQRALERYRDSGNSGGLLSALLANHPPVLVRIEAVKLEIVDVGNTNNLLNDSIFFQAAKARMLLLPPPKGK
- a CDS encoding DUF4230 domain-containing protein; the protein is MSDYRPPQRGGGSVFAGILLGAFLAVAGLGIAAWLYTGSRLMDFLRSPLAAMRTRIDVSQPTVVQQIQRLQRLETVRFNMEKIVSGERELEYLPKWLIGDRLLLVVEGEAVAGVDLGKLRPEDVTVTGRSVSVTLPRAELFSIRIDNERTRVYSRETGLFSALDPQLETDVRREAERQLRESAMQAKILDHANENARATLTSFLRGLGFEQVEVR